From Macadamia integrifolia cultivar HAES 741 unplaced genomic scaffold, SCU_Mint_v3 scaffold369, whole genome shotgun sequence, the proteins below share one genomic window:
- the LOC122068312 gene encoding uncharacterized protein LOC122068312: MQALRTGIQVLRSASSSSLALSRCFDGTMPAISVTWRGDFLAERKSVLGFTTGARTLFQSAASITYLDKKEVTARVMYLLKNISFVDPKR, encoded by the exons ATGCAGGCCCTACGAACCGGAATTCAAGTTCTTAGATcggcttcttcctcttccttagcTTTATCGCGGTGCTTTGATGGCACTATGCCTGCAATTTCAGTGACCTGGAGAGGAGACTTCCTTGCAGAAAGGAAGTCCGTTCTGGGGTTTACTACAGGAGCCAGGACTTTGTTTCAATCAGCTGCTTCTATTACTTACTTGGACAAGAAGGAGGTGACCGCTCGCGTTATGTATCTTCTCAAAAATATCTCTTTTGTTGATCCCAAAAG GTAA